One window of Papaver somniferum cultivar HN1 chromosome 9, ASM357369v1, whole genome shotgun sequence genomic DNA carries:
- the LOC113310607 gene encoding internal alternative NAD(P)H-ubiquinone oxidoreductase A1, mitochondrial-like codes for MTWFRNLLTTSTIKSSIKSKTLINPYRKFIFTSLTHFSSESAATTTTETKSPYTPTYSGLEPTKPGEKPRVVVLGTGWAASRLMKGINTDIYDVVCVSPRNHMVFTPLLASTCVGTLEFRSVAEPIGRIQPAISKAPGSYFFLANCKGVDADNHMIHCETVTESLDTLNPWKFKVSYDKLVIASGAEASTFGIHGVKDHAIFLREVAHAQEIRRKLLLNLMLSDVPGITEDEKRRLLHCVVIGGGPTGVEFSGELSDFILKDVHERYAHVKDYIHVTLIEANEILSSFDVRLRDYATKQLTKSGVRLVRGIVKDVQPQKIILNDGTEVPYGLLVWSTGVGPSSFVKATEFQKSPGGRIGVDEWLRVPSVQDVYSIGDCCGFLESTGKPVLPALAQVAERQGKYLAHLLNKIGKNGGGRANSAKDMELGGPFVYRHLGSMATVGRYKALVDLRQSKDAKGVSIAGFSSWFIWRSAYLTRVVSWRNRFYVAVNWATTFVFGRDISRI; via the exons ATGACTTGGTTTAGAAATCTTCTTACAAcatcaacaatcaaatcatcaatcaaatcaaaaaccttaataaaCCCGTATCGGAAATTCATTTTCACATCACTGACTCATTTCAGTTCTGAATCGGCGGCAACAACAACGACAGAAACCAAATCTCCATATACACCCACGTATTCAGGACTTGAACCTACGAAACCAGGTGAGAAACCTAGGGTTGTTGTGTTGGGAACAGGATGGGCAGCATCGAGACTTATGAAAGGAATTAATACTGATATATATGATGTTGTTTGTGTATCGCCGAGGAATCATATGGTTTTTACACCATTGTTAGCTTCTACTTGTGTTGGTACACTTGAGTTTCGTTCTGTTGCTGAACCGATTGGAAGGATACAACCTGCAATTTCTAAAGCTCCTGGTTCTTACTTCTTCCTTGCTAATTGTAAAGGAGTTGATGCTGACAATCACATG ATTCACTGTGAGACTGTCACGGAATCGTTAGACACACTGAACCCATGGAAATTTAAGGTCTCGTATGACAAGCTAGTCATAGCATCAGGAGCAGAAGCCTCAACTTTTGGAATCCATGGCGTGAAAGACCATGCCATTTTTCTTCGTGAAGTTGCTCATGCTCAAGAAATCCGTAGGAAACTGCTCCTTAATTTAATGCTTTCGGATGTGCCCG GTATTACTGAGGATGAAAAGAGAAGGCTCCTACATTGTGTTGTTATTGGAGGTGGCCCAACAGGTGTTGAGTTTAGTGGTGAGCTTAGTGATTTCATCCTTAAAGATGTTCATGAAAGATACGCCCATGTGAAGGATTATATCCATGTAACCTTGATTGAG GCAAATGAGATACTATCGTCATTTGATGTTCGCCTGCGGGACTATGCAACTAAGCAACTGACCAAG tcaggagttcgCCTTGTACGTGGAATCGTCAAGGATGTTCAACCTCAAAAAATTATTCTTAACGACGGCACAGAGGTCCCGTATGGTTTGTTGGTATGGTCTACAGGTGTTGGTCCTTCATCATTTGTAAAAGCTACGGAATTTCAAAAATCACCAGGTGGCAG GATAGGAGTGGATGAGTGGCTACGGGTTCCATCTGTGCAGGATGTCTATTCCATTGGGGATTGTTGTGGGTTTCTTGAAAGTACCGGTAAACCTGTACTTCCAGCTTTAGCTCAG GTGGCAGAGAGGCAGGGGAAATATCTAGCACACTTGCTGAACAAAATTGGTAAGAATGGTGGAGGGCGTGCAAACAGTGCTAAAGACATGGAACTTGGGGGACCATTTGTTTATAGACATTTGGGGAGCATGGCTACTGTTGGGAGATACAAAGCTCTTGTCGACCTTAGGCAAAGCAAG GATGCAAAAGGTGTATCAATTGCAGGATTTAGTAGTTGGTTCATTTGGCGGTCAGCGTATCTTACCCGTGTGGTAAGTTGGAGGAATAGATTCTATGTGGCAGTCAACTGGGCCACAACATTTGTTTTTGGCCGTGATATAAGTCGTATCTAA